Sequence from the Metopolophium dirhodum isolate CAU chromosome 2, ASM1992520v1, whole genome shotgun sequence genome:
GTCTTTAACAGATTCTATGCTTTTTCCtgtctataatatacataattagtaaatactatACACACCTAAATACAGGAAAGtcaaaataactcaaaaacctcaaaactttgattttttgtttctcTTCTATTGAAGTTAAGCaagttataatatagtgatataaGAGGATGCTACACAGCCAtctgttgtcttcgtcttacaagtatgtaacataacaaatttacgctcaggaAAATgcgtttagttttaaaaataaagtgaatcaacttattatgaaacttgatggtaagtacATTATCTGTTTGTATGcgggttttttacgatagttaaattttttagtaagttatgcgtatataatatagcgtaaattaaaaatgctcataactcacttaaaacccgaattatcgtaaaaaacccacatacaaacacataataggtaaattcactctagtttttaaactaacCAAGTTAAACGTGAACTGCCGATCATAAATTTGCTATGATAAGCACTTGTAAAACCAAGACACCAAATATCTGTGTAGCATCTTCTTAAGAAAAACGTACGGTTATTCCCCTTAAAATTCGAGTTATTGAGAcctgattgtataatatagcgGTTCCAAACCCATGGGCCACGGGCAATGTGGTACTGGGCCGCGGACAAGGGTCAGCAAATTTTAATTAGCATCAACATCaagatttttaaatgattttatacacGTCTATATTTCTTTTATCATCTTATTTGTgcgtgtttatattttatacctgtaTATTAGGTAAGTGGGcctcaaagtttttttttacataattagtGGTCTACATAACTAATAAGGTTGAGAACCGCaggtataaaatacataatatacatttatttcctatagaatatagattatacATACTCTCAAATCCCATTGAGTAATGGCACCATCTTCATGTCCAGTAATGATTGTATGGTCTAATGTACCCCAAATTAAAGAGGTCACTTTAGAATCTGGTACAGTCATTCTCAAAATTGGGGCGCTGCTTTCTATAacgtaatgattaataattaaataggtataataaatacatttaaataagtaaaatagagACATTTTTCTAGTGTTCATACTTAACACCAATTCCTGCATGTTACAGTCTACACATaacttacaataattgttttacaataaacCATTGAATTAGTTTGAGTAAATCTTTGAATTCAGAACTtgcaattcaaaataaaaatcttagttatttattttaatttgttgagtCCAAATGTTGTATCTTAGATTGGTAAAAACAATAACTAGAATAacttactaataactaataacaataacttaCTAAAAGATTCGTCATCTCGAGCATCAACTATAAAAATTTCACAATCTTGTTTCATAGCCTGATCTGTTGAGTAGCTGGCGAGATCAGCTGAGTAGCTGAATGAGCATGTACGCACAGCCGAATTACTACTAATATTACCGATCTCCACGCctgcaaaaacattttaaaattattcacctACTTTTGAGCTATTAAATGAAGGTTCAATATCATTACCAGTAGCAACATCCCAAAGCCTTAAGGTGTTGTCAGCAGCACCGGACAAAAATTTAGTGGTTTTCCAATCGACGTCAATACACCATACAGCTCCAGTATGGCCTATGTACGTCCCCAGACGCTCTCCGTTCAATGAATACCAAACGTTTGGAGTTACGTCCTTAGCAGACGAGAACAATAAATCACCTTCTctgttgtatttaatttgagTAATGGCACGCTCGTGCCCTTGTAACATTAAAGGTttctgtaaaacaaaataaaaaaaaaaacataattaaaatgtttaaaataaattcctcTTTAAAGACAGTTCAAGTAAAAACAATAACCGCCGACCGGTGACTTACCATATTGAACAGGTGAGAGGatagtttaaagttttttacttaaaattaaaatatcgtgtaCCGTGATTGAATTCTACCCGGAAAGTGTGTTCACCACAATTGTTATCAGTTATCGCGTTTCATATTTACGGTGAGCTTTGAAGGCgcttttaataaacaaattaaaaactaaattgtttCCAAAGACAATAAAGATATTGTTGGCCCCTGCGCGCTATCTTTACGACAACCGTTCAGTGTTACCATGACAAATTTTCCTAGATttgaaatatatgaaataatatattctgtgatttaatttttaaagatcaTTGGCGCGATCTAGTGGTTTGCCTCATCCCCATGAACTAAAATAGTACCCACTGAACAGAAAAATTGTCCGGAGGACAATTTGATCCGATGGGGACAGTTTGACCAGctcataaaattacattatttgataaaacGGATCAAAATGTCCCCGGAAGACAATTTGATCCGGTGGGGACAATTTGATCCACttggaacattttatttttgtacaaaaagGATTAAaattatacgtacctacttaataatattataaatataatataaaatatccttagttGAAAACC
This genomic interval carries:
- the LOC132939292 gene encoding eukaryotic translation initiation factor 3 subunit I-like, with protein sequence MKPLMLQGHERAITQIKYNREGDLLFSSAKDVTPNVWYSLNGERLGTYIGHTGAVWCIDVDWKTTKFLSGAADNTLRLWDVATGVEIGNISSNSAVRTCSFSYSADLASYSTDQAMKQDCEIFIVDARDDESFKSSAPILRMTVPDSKVTSLIWGTLDHTIITGHEDGAITQWDLRTGKSIESVKDHQGSINDMQKNRQGTMFVTASKDKTSKLFDVDDLSVHKVYVTERPVNSASLSPTYDHVVLGGGQDAMDVTTTAAQAGKFDARFFHVIFEEEFARVKGHFGPINSLAFHPDGESFSTGGEDGFIRVQSFDPTYKEFRFDY